The genomic stretch AGGAGACAAAGATCCATCTGAGCAACAGTTAAATAAGAGTAGAAGATATCACCAGTTATTGGGAAAATAAACTGCAAGCTTAGCTTCAAAAAGTGAGAAGATTTAAATAGGAACAGGTTCTTGTTTCAGTGCATCTGTGCACAATAGTGCAGCCTAGAATTAAAAGGCAAGTTGTTGCTTTAGGAAAAGCTATTCTTCATACTTTGACTGAAAAATGTTAGTGTCTGATGTCATTCATATTACTCCAGAGGCTTGTTACCGAATGCTACGAGATCCAAAATCCATGTCATCGCTATGTCCGTCACCTCCTGTGTGTCAGAGACCTTCTACAACAGTGACACGATTTTAGTTGAGTTCAGTAATCTcgttattcaaatgtatttgtgtaatCTCAGCCTGTTTTCTTGTGTCTTCCAGCAGTAGGCAGTGTTGTGAAGGGCCCTGCATCCAAGAAACCAAAGCAGGAGAAGCAGCGCAGCCGTAAGGATAAAGCTACACAGCACACTTTTAGTCATCAGTTGTTGGCGTCCTCACTGAAGGTAAAGTGAAGCACACAATGatgctgtaaaacacacacgaGTAAGAGCCTCTGAGCACAACGAGGATTGTTGGTCAGGGACATGTTTATAGTTATGAACGCCTCAGAGGCCCCCATTGTTAGTGTTTCTGTGAGTCTAACCTCATTGATGGATTGGGGTCGACAAATTGTTTGAGGCATCTCAATTTTatgttcaaaataaacattaaatactAAATCGATTTAAATTGCCTCCAAAACTGCACCGTTACAGGACATTCTCTTAGTCAAAAATGAATGTCAGTATATATCCACTTTATCTGCTTTACTTTCAAAATTGAGAGCTTCAATAAAGTATCTATCAATATGTCTTCTTAACACGTGCTGAAGAACTTCCACAGTCCACACTCACTTGTAATTGAATGCATTGATTCATTTAGATggacctaataaactggcaactgtatttgtgatgcatttttttaaaaagggatcaAATGGTGTCTTTCTTCAGGTTCCTTcaaagtaattattttaaagtatgTTTGTGTTGATGTACATTTCAGAGCCACAGTGCGAATGTGACGTGCCTGGATTTCAGTAGTAACGGGAAGTACCTGGCGTCATGCTCTGAAGACCGCACCGTCCGCATCTGGAGCACCAAAGACTTCCTGGATCGGGAACACAAGTGCCTGAGGGCCAATGTGGAGCTGGATTGCGCATCACTAGTCCGCTTCAGCCCAGACTCCAGGTCTCTTGTGCAGACCCTCCTTGACATAAAGCATTCCTTTTCTATCTTCAAACTTCCCTTAATTATCGGAGCCAAATGCCTAAACTTAACCAACGTCAGCTGTTTAGATTTTTTGTCTTGATTTGTTGGGATTATTTCTTACAAACTCTTGACAGCTACTCGCGAAATCAGGATTTTGTGTGTTGGCCTGCAACTTTAAAATGCAGACTGTTTTAATACACACCAGTAATAAAGATAAATCCAGATCAGAATTCTGCGTTTGTTAAACAGAAATGGTGTTTGTTCAATTTGAGGTAATTTTTAGATAATCCCACCACCTCCTTCACTGAGTCACCTGTTTTTACTGCAGGGCATTTATCACTTGGTTGGCCAATGGAGACACCATCCGAATCTTCAAAATGATCAAAAAGGAGGACGGCACTTTGTCCTTCAAAGCTGCTTCTGAGGACTTCCCACAGAAACACAAGGCCCCCATCCTCAACATTGGCATTGCAGAAACAGGTACACGCAAAATGTTTTAAAGGGATAGATTGGATTTGGGGGATTTCTTGAAGTGTGAGGTACCATAGTCTGTGTATTACTACCTACAGTAGATTGCGGTTTGCACACTCCCAGTTTGGAGAAATAGACCGTATCAGCAAGGAAGGAAAGGATTGTACTGCTGTGAACAGGGGCAGCAAGTGTAAGCAGTGAACATAGCGAACACTGAaagtgatatttatttatttatttatttatttatttattttttaagtggCTAAATCGGGTTTTCTGCTGCCcccgtccacagcagtacattgcttttCTCCTGTGCTTGtattcctgtctgtttctccaaactgggagTGTATTATAGTCAATACATTATGGTATATATGGTACTTGGTATAGGTTATGGTTCTTCTTTAGTATGCAACCATTCAACATATACGATTTAGTTTCTGTCCTTCATTCATAGCTTCTGTCCTTCAGTCATAGCTCTTCCACACATGACTAGGCAGCCAGCTGACATGATTGATTTGTTCTTCACATCAATAAACATGACACTACATTATTGTGGTATGTTTTccataaattaaataaataattaagtggaagcatgtagatgttaAACAAGAGGATGGAACATGTACATGTCACTAATTCCCCCGTGACTTGTAAACGCACATCAGTGAGCTAGTGCTGCAACGGTAATTAATTATACTCGTACTACTAAAGtctaaaaaaacatgtaatgcCAAGATGACCTgattctttgtttctttacaggcAAGTTCATAATGAGCGCCTCCACCGACACCACCATCCACATCTGGGACCTGAAAGGAGACATACTGGCCTCTATCAACACCAACCAGATAACCAATTCTTATGCTGCCGTCTCCCCATGTGGCAGGTCGGTCCCGCCCCCTGCCATTGCTGCAAATGAAAACTGATCTCTACAAAGTGATACTTCCTTTTAAGGAAGTTTTCTCTTCAAGTATGATGTAGAAATGTAATCGGATCGAGTAATGGCATCAGTTGAACATACTTTTGCTTCAGGAGGCACTCAAAACCTATTATTAACTTTCTTTACGTTTTGTTTAACTTTTAAACTGAATTACATTTACTTGTCATTTTCATCAGCAGACGAGATGTATTCAGCCCTTCATTTGGTTTGAGAACAGTTGGGATTGATACAGGGCTGAATTTGGACTGCATTTGTGATTCTCAGTTACAGTACTTCTGCAGTATACTCTGCTGAGCAGCCGCATCAcgatttaaaatgttacttttcCAACAacggataaaaaaataaaaatgaaatcctgTGTGACTTGCGTGGTGCTGTAATTGTGTgtgcctctctgtgtctcaggttTGTAGCGTCGTGTGGCTTCACTCCTGACGTGAAAGTGTGGGAGGTTTGCTTCGGGAAGGGAGGAGAGTTCAAAGAGGTGGCGCGAGCTTTTGACCTGAAGGGCCACTCGGCAGGAGTTCACGCATTCGCCTTCTCCAATGACTCTCGCAGGTAAATAAAGGCTTTTCTGATTACAATACAAAGATGGCCCACACGGTTGTGACCTTGAAGGAATAGTTCATCAATTTGGGGGAAACCtctatttgctttctttctagTACTCACTCATGTCTGTACACTAAATATGACATTAGAGCCAGCTGAATAACTTGGCTTACTGTAGATTAGTCTGTAAACGGGGAAACAGCTGTCCTTGCTCAAAAAGTTCAAAAATACACTTAGGTTTTTGTATGGATTAAAGAAAccaatataacatgttaataattaataaacttCAGAGTTGCTGGTAGGCCGATTgcaaataaatcaatcaaataaTCTCTGTCCTCAGCATCTCTTGTTTAATATGTAACGAGTATCCTTTCCTTTTACTCATTAGAATGGTAACCGTCTCCAAAGACGGTACGTGGAAGCTGTGGGACACAGATGTGGAGTACAAAAAGCAGCAGGACCCCTACCTCCTGAAGACGGTTCCCTGTGCATCGTCTGAAGGCAGCCTGGTGGCCTTGTCTCCGGACGGACGTGTAGTGGCCATCAGTGACGGCTGTAACGTGGCCATGTACAGCGCCGCCACCggccagctggaggaggagctgcacgGCGTCCACAGCGAGGAGATCAACGACCTTAGATTTGACATTAACGGGCGCTTCTTGGCGTGCAGCGGCGACAAAGCCATCCGACTGTTTCACAACACCCCGGGCTACCGGGCAGCCATCAGAGACATGCAGGACATGCTGAAGAAGGCCCAGAACGAGGCCATGAAGCAGAGACTGCAGAAGCAGATCAGTGACGCTCAGAGCTCCCTGGACACTGTGCTGGCTGCTCCAGTTGACTAGAAGAGAGGACTCTGACtgctaatcttttttttaacctcaacTCTGCCGCTCAACAATCTGGTCCGGGAATAATGGAATTTGCATGctgttttaataaagatgatctttttatggaaaaataaaatagttgttCGGGTCTTTTTGTCCCGTTTCATTTCCAATAAGTTTGTTCTCtactgtgtctgtttttttaatatttgccTTTTGCAACTTTCAAGTCGGACTCCACTCAAATGTGTTTTGCCTCTTGTTCATTTAATCTGCTGAAAGTTTCTCTGCGCTCACCTCTTTCATTACATCCCAGAAACTTCCACGGGTGTGACGtgtaaactttatttattcttttacctTTACTTTTCTAAAGATATTCCAATCTTTTTAACAATGGAGCATCACACATCAAATTCCATTCATCTAAATCTATGATATTTAGTAACCTGGccaataaaaattaaaatgagtgTAGTAGAAGTGATACATTTATCATTTAGCTTAACTGACCCTTTAaaattacattaataaaaaagacCATCTACCACCTAAAGGCTGTAATTCTTACATGAGAAGATACGCTCTCCAAGAAACTTGTAAACCTAAAGTAGAATCAACACTACACATAGTGGTTTTAACAACTGccactttattttttacctgTTAGCtaaatatatgatatgatattctATAATACAGGTGTTTACTTTTAATACTTCAAGTACATTActgtaattttattttaaattcaggactttctttttttgcagacagtatttctacttttactttatcattattattattgttgttaataataattgtatttttttatattgtccAGTTTTCTGTAAcacttctgtttttctgttttgcatTGTTCAATAAAGTTTTTGCGGGGGAGTGAAAAAAATGGGTTGACCCGGAAGTGGTAACCGCGCAGAGAGACGCACGTGttttcctgctgcagctgcatggACTGAGGTTGTGAGGAGATGTCTACAGAGATGGTGGCGCTCACCGTGACAGCACCGGGTCCGGTCAAACAGGCCG from Cyclopterus lumpus isolate fCycLum1 chromosome 14, fCycLum1.pri, whole genome shotgun sequence encodes the following:
- the tbl2 gene encoding LOW QUALITY PROTEIN: transducin beta-like protein 2 (The sequence of the model RefSeq protein was modified relative to this genomic sequence to represent the inferred CDS: deleted 1 base in 1 codon), yielding MEVAALFAVTLLLGALVMLVALAVARRKEEIREEIEQAAEFAAVGSVVKGPASKKPKQEKQRSRKDKATQHTFSHQLLASSLKSHSANVTCLDFSSNGKYLASCSEDRTVRIWSTKDFLDREHKCLRANVELDCASLVRFSPDSRAFITWLANGDTIRIFKMIKKEDGTLSFKAASEDFPQKHKAPILNIGIAETGKFIMSASTDTTIHIWDLKGDILASINTNQITNSYAAVSPCGRFVASCGFTPDVKVWEVCFGKGGEFKEVARAFDLKGHSAGVHAFAFSNDSRRMVTVSKDGTWKLWDTDVEYKKQQDPYLLKTVPCASSEGSLVALSPDGRVVAISDGCNVAMYSAATGQLEEELHGVHSEEINDLRFDINGRFLACSGDKAIRLFHNTPGYRAAIRDMQDMLKKAQNEAMKQRLQKQISDAQSSLDTVLAAPVD